One Dictyostelium discoideum AX4 chromosome 3 chromosome, whole genome shotgun sequence genomic region harbors:
- a CDS encoding hypothetical protein (Similar to Mus musculus (Mouse). tenascin C): MKFLLILFISYLIINLVKGQLNLQEEQCLGQIFSNLGVNIQISDYCSSNYAVCNGQFVNVLDIKSYTSTHEFSQIDFQCFSKVTSISISDLKISSTFLIGPFPSEVALSFSNCSTTYSNLFSTIINSNIISLSFYKIDPLQISTTINIKLSYLNRASIFVFSLINVDSSTNYIILINDIPAESTKSFTQISMDIKDLPPMDNIILKGLSLRTYDSPTSKGYSNIQTLKYITSLNIINILGYSDFNQFSLIPNQNNFKTISFTGKLLPTPAGIIDLRNLSGLELLKLSLVSSDFNYQGNIPLNLPQTVTSFDISGGSFSVGVKEFLNAHPNIYTVFITSNQINANFSEWKNRGYDQFSISGNRFQGTVDTSWCTTIITISQNKLTGDLPSCFACHLYNAYINFTVSENLFNPILPCTTLIPNLRFDSSSNILYLYGDDLGFFDIDIKIVSSPTNLFNHLIYSKLFYCDKFTQSNLPEILTLDFTSANKTFILSTVEKPPLVDLVTVASSSALLFFDGSFFNYNKSSIKIKVDDLTCLITQTTFNQTSCLIQGSYNKNSLAQITITVESYYTTKLKILQTNLFAYLNQSTTVYSCSLDCNSLGGICNTLTGQCSFNCPNDCANSLAGTCNSSTGVCNCYTDFQGLDCSLPFKACTSDCSSPLSQGSCNNQTGICQCIPNYQGSNCNIPSHYITSVIPCSIDGGEVLINGWFGNNNDGTHLLSSYNIVIGSLDCIVTSINETTITCNLGAGTGTKNIKIINSINPNVIFNGNGLFNYQNPIKTCPNSCTSLNNGKCNSNTGECQCNDKFSGFDCSTPIKIIESAPPTNTSINKDTGGIELTNQDTIYEISIISLNEISIDGSIIKSHQLKGNWSSDNTTITPDSNYFKFSQQLINNTCKITFTIEEIKLKDKSFTFGSTTFKVEKDSIKLSVLIQDYQYQSSLNTLQLIFYSAVGNDSNSNNDDCNKQDTSIDTSNANNQQISNYIQISKNSKTLVGRFINQVIADSRSTFMSSTIIKDNDNNSSSSVMLGLNLPHCKECLIDPDFSVLVSPDFKESCNESTNKNKWLIPVVVIVPVVGCAVIVTLSIQ; encoded by the exons atgaaatttcttttgattttatttatttcctatttaataataaatttagttAAGggtcaattaaatttacaagagg aacaaTGCCTTGGtcaaatattttcaaatttggGTGTTAATATTCAAATATCAGATTATTGTTCATCAAATTATGCAGTTTGTAATGGACAATTTGTTAACGTTtt agatataAAATCATATACATCTACACACGAATTTTCTcaaattgattttcaatgTTTTTCAAAGGTTACATCAATTAGTATttcagatttaaaaatttcatcaacATTTTTAATAGGACCATTCCCTAGTGAAGTAGCACTTTCCTTTAGTAATTGCTCTACTACTTatagtaatttattttcaacaataatcaattcaaatataATAAGTTTgtctttttataaaatagaTCCACTTCAAATATCAACTActattaatatcaaattaTCATACCTTAATAGAGCATCAAtttt tgtttTTAGTTTGATAAATGTAGATTCATCAACTAATTATATCATATTGATCAATGATATCCCAGCTGAAAGTACGAAATCATTTACTCAAATTTCAATGGATATTAAAGATTTACCACCAAtggataatattattttgaaaggTCTTAGTCTAAGAACTTATGATTCACCTACTAGTAAAGGATACAGCAATATTCaaactttaaaatatattacaagtttgaatataataaatattctaGGATATTCAgattttaatcaattttctttaattccaAATCAAAATAACTTTAAAACaat atcATTTACAGGaaaattattaccaacaCCAGCAggaataattgatttaagaAATTTATCAGGATTAgaactattaaaattatcgTTGGTTTCATCAGATTTCAATTATCAGGGTAATATTCCACTTAATTTACCACAAACAGTTACAAGTTTTGATATTTCTGGTGGTTCATTTTCAGTTGGTGTAAAAGAGTTTTTGAATGCCCACCCAAATATCTATACTGTTTTTATCACAAGTAATCAAATTAATGCTAATTTTTCAGAATGGAAAAATAGAGGTTATGATCAATTTTCTATAAGTGGGAATAGATTTCAAGGAACTGTTGATACATCATGGTGTACCACAATAATAACTATTTCCCAAAATAAATTGACAGGTGATTTACCATCATGTTTTGCTTGTCATTTGTATAATgcatatattaattttacagTATCtgaaaatctttttaatcCTATTCTACCATGTACAACTTTAATACCAAATCTTAGATTCGATTCATCAAGTAATATATTATATCTATATGGCGATGACTTGGGTTTctttgatattgatattaaaatagtttcatcaccaacaaacttattcaatcatttaatttattcaaaattattttattgtgaTAAATTTACTCAATCAAATTTACCAGAAATTTTAACTTTAGATTTTACAAGTgcaaataaaacttttatatTATCAACAGTTGAAAAACCACCATTGGTAGATTTAGTCACTGTTGCATCTTCATCtgctttattattttttgatggatcattttttaattataataaatcatcaattaaaatcaaagtTGATGATTTAACATGTTTAATTACTCAAACTACATTTAATCAAACTAGTTGTCTAATTCAAGGATCATATAATAAGAATTCACTTGCtcaaattacaattacaGTAGAAAGTTATTATACtactaaattaaaaatattacaaaCAAACCTTTTTgcttatttaaatcaatcaacAACAGTTTATAGTTGTTCGTTGGATTGTAACTCACTTGGTGGTATTTGTAATACATTAACAGGTCAATGTTCATTTAATTGTCCAAATGATTGTGCAAATTCTTTGGCAGGTACATGTAATAGTTCAACAGGAGTATGCAATTGTTATACTGATTTTCAAGGTTTAGATTGttcattaccatttaaaGCTTGTACATCAGATTGTAGTTCACCATTAAGTCAAGGTTCATGTAATAATCAAACTGGTATTTGTCAATGTATACCAAATTATCAAGGTTCAAATTGTAATATTCCATCACATTATATTACTTCAGTTATTCCATGTTcaattgatggtggtgaagttttaattaatggttGGTTTggcaataataatgatggtacacatttattatcatcatataATATAGTTATAGGTAGTTTAGATTGTATTGTTacatcaattaatgaaacaacaattacatgTAATCTTGGAGCAGGTACAGGtacaaaaaatattaaaattataaattcaattaatccaAATGTAATTTTCAATGGTAatggattatttaattatcaaaatccAATTAAAACTTGTCCAAATAGTTGTACaagtttaaataatggtaaatgTAATTCAAATACAGGTGAATGTCAATGTAACGATAAATTTAGTGGTTTCGATTGTAGTacaccaattaaaatcattgaaagTGCACCACCAACAAATACATCAATCAATAAAGATACAGGAGGTATAGAACTTACCAATCAAGATACAATatatgaaatttcaattatatcattaaatgaaatttcaattgatggttcaattattaaatcacaTCAATTAAAAGGTAATTGGTCAAGCGATAATACAACAATAACACCAgattcaaattatttcaaattttcacaacaattaattaataatacatgTAAAATTACATTTACTATTGAAGagattaaattaaaagataagaGTTTTACATTTGGATCGACAACGtttaaagttgaaaaagattcaataaaattatcagttttaattcaagattatcaatatcaaagttcattaaatacattacaattaatattttattcagCAGTTGgaaatgattcaaattctAACAATGATGATTGTAATAAACAAGATACATCAATTGATACATCAAATGcaaataatcaacaaatttcaaattatattcaaatttctaaaaattcaaaaacattAGTCGGTCGTTTCATTAATCAAGTAATTGCAGATTCAAGATCAACTTTTATGTCAAgtacaattattaaagataatgataataactcATCGTCATCAGTTATGTTGGGATTAAATCTACCACATTGTAAAGAATGTTTAATTGATCCAGACTTTTCAGTATTGGTAAGTCCagattttaaagaatcatGCAATgaatcaacaaataaaaacaaatggtTAATACCTGTCGTTGTCATTGTACCTGTAGTAGGTTGTGCTGTAATTGTTACTCTatctatt caataa
- a CDS encoding hypothetical protein (Similar to Mus musculus (Mouse). tenascin C) — protein sequence MKFLLILFISYFVINVVKGQLNLQEEQCLGQIFSNLGVNIQTSDYCSSNYTGCNGQFVSVLNIKSYTSTHEFSQVDFQCFSKVISISISDLKISSTFLEGPFPTEVALSFHNCSTTYSNLFSTIINSNITYLSFDRIDPLQISNTVNIKLSYLNRASIFIFSIIKVSSSSDYIILINDIPAGSTKSFTQIAMDIKDLPPMDNIILNGLNIRTFNSPTSKGYSNIQTLKYITNFYIFINQGYSDFSEFALIPNQNNFKIIQMAGNLSPTPTGIIDLRNLSGLKQLILSLVSSDFNYQGHIPLNLPQTVKNFHISDGSFSVGVKEFLNAYPNISIVSIPGNQINANFSEWKNRGYDQFSISENNFQGTVDSSWCTTMTTLLKNKLTGDLPSCFACHLYNEYINFTVSENLFNPILPCTTLIPNLRFDSSSNILYLYGDDLGFYETDIKIVSSPTKSFNHLIYSKLFFCDKFTQSNLPEILTLDFTSANKTFILSTVEKPPLVDLVTVASSSALLFFDGSFFNYNKSSIKIKVDDLTCLITQTTFNQTSCLIQGSYNKNSLAQITITVESYYTTKLKILQTNLFAYLNQSTTVYSCSLDCNSLGGICNTLIGQCSFNCPNDCTNSLAGTCNSSTGVCNCYTDFQGLDCSLPFKACTSDCSSPLSQGSCNNQTGICQCIPNYQGLNCNIPSHYITSVIPCSIDGGEVLINGWFGNNNDGTHLLSSYNIVIGSLDCIVTSINETEIKCNLGAGTGTKNIKIINSINPNVIFNGNGLFNYQNPIKTCPNSCTSLNNGKCNSNTGECQCNDKFIGFDCSTPIKIIESAPPTNTSINKDTGGIELTNQDTIYEISIISLNEISIDGSIIKSHQLKGNWSSDNTTITPDSNYFKFSQKLINNTCKITFTIEEIKLKDKNFTFGTTTFKVEKDSIKLSVLIQDYQYQSSLNTLQLIFYSAVGNDSNSNNDDCNKQDTSIDTSNANNQQISNYIQISKNSKTLVGRFINQVIADSRSTFMSSTIIKDNNNNSSSSVMLGLNLPHCKECLIDPDFSVLVSPDFKESCNESTNKNKWLIPVVVVVPVVGCAAILTLSVVLYKKYKYNLKFIAIKLKPFKE from the exons atgaaatttcttttgattttatttatttcctaTTTTGTAATAAATGTTGTCAAGggtcaattaaatttacaagaGG aacaaTGCCTTGGtcaaatattttcaaatttggGTGTTAATATTCAAACATCAGATTATTGTTCATCAAATTATACAGGTTGTAATGGACAATTTGTTAGCGTTtt aaatataaaatcaTATACATCCACACACGAATTTTCTCAAGTTGATTTTCAATGTTTTTCAAAGGTTATATCAATTAGTATttcagatttaaaaatttcatcaacATTTTTAGAAGGACCATTCCCCACCGAAGTAGCACTCTCCTTTCACAATTGCTCTACTACTTatagtaatttattttcaacaataatcaattcaaatataACGTATTTGTCTTTTGATAGAATAGATCCACTTCAAATATCAAATACTGTTAATATCAAATTATCATACCTTAATAGAGCGTCAATTTT tatttttagTATTATAAAAGTAAGTTCATCATCTGATTATATCATATTGATTAATGATATCCCAGCTGGTAGTACGAAATCATTTACTCAAATTGCAATGGATATTAAAGATTTACCACCAAtggataatattattttgaacgGTCTTAATATAAGAACTTTTAATTCACCTACTAGTAAAGGATACAGCAATATTCaaactttaaaatatattacaaatttctatattttcattaatcaAGGATATTCAGATTTTAGTGAATTTGCTTTAATTCCAAATCAAAATAACTTTAAAATaat aCAAATGGCAGGAAATTtatcaccaacaccaactggaataattgatttaagaAATTTATCAggattaaaacaattaatattatcgtTGGTTTCATCAGATTTCAATTATCAAGGTCATATTCCACTTAATTTGCCACAAACAgttaaaaattttcatatttCCGATGGTTCATTTTCAGTTGGTGTAAAAGAGTTTTTGAATGCTTATCCGAATATCTCTATTGTTTCTATCCCAGGCAATCAAATTAACGCTAATTTTTCAGAATGGAAAAATAGAGGTTATGATCAATTTTCTATAAGTGAGAATAACTTTCAAGGAACTGTTGATTCATCATGGTGTACCACAATGAcaactttattaaaaaataaattgacaGGTGATTTACCATCATGTTTCGCTTGTCATTTGTATAatgaatatattaattttacagTATCtgaaaatctttttaatcCTATTCTACCATGTACAACTTTAATACCAAATCTTAGATTCGATTCATCAAGTAATATATTATATCTATATGGTGATGACTTGGGTTTCTATGAAACTGATATTAAAATAGTTTCATCACCAACAAAATCattcaatcatttaatttattcaaaattatttttttgtgatAAATTTACTCAATCAAATTTACCAGAAATTTTAACTTTAGATTTTACAAGTgcaaataaaacttttatatTATCAACAGTTGAAAAACCACCATTAGTAGATTTAGTCACTGTTGCATCTTCATCtgctttattattttttgatggatcattttttaattataataaatcatcaattaaaatcaaagtTGATGATTTAACATGTTTAATTACTCAAACTACATTTAATCAAACTAGTTGTCTAATTCAAGGATCATATAATAAGAATTCACTTGCtcaaattacaattacaGTAGAAAGTTATTATAcaactaaattaaaaatattacaaaCAAACCTTTTTGCctatttaaatcaatcaacAACAGTTTATAGTTGTTCGTTGGATTGTAACTCACTTGGTGGTATTTGTAATACATTAATTGGTCAATGTTCATTTAATTGTCCAAATGATTGTACAAATTCTTTGGCAGGTACATGTAATAGTTCAACAGGAGTATGCAATTGTTATACTGATTTTCAAGGTTTAGATTGttcattaccatttaaaGCTTGTACATCAGATTGTAGTTCACCATTAAGTCAAGGTTCATGTAATAATCAAACTGGTATTTGTCAATGTATACCAAATTATCAAGGtttaaattgtaatattCCATCACATTATATTACTTCAGTTATTCCATGTTcaattgatggtggtgaagttttaattaatggttggtttggtaataataatgatggtacacatttattatcatcatataATATAGTTATAGGTAGTTTAGATTGTATTGTTacatcaattaatgaaacaGAAATTAAATGTAATCTTGGAGCAGGTACAGGtacaaaaaatattaaaattataaattcaattaatccaAATGTAATTTTCAATGGTAatggattatttaattatcaaaatccAATTAAAACTTGTCCAAATAGTTGTACaagtttaaataatggtaaatgTAATTCAAATACAGGTGAATGTCAATGTAACGATAAATTCATTGGTTTCGATTGTAGTacaccaattaaaatcattgaaagTGCACCACCAACAAATACATCAATCAATAAAGATACAGGAGGTATAGAACTTACCAATCAAGATACAATatatgaaatttcaattatatcattaaatgaaatttcaattgatggttcaattataaaatcaCATCAATTAAAAGGTAATTGGTCAAGCGATAATACAACAATAACACCAgattcaaattatttcaaattttcacaaaaattaattaataatacatgTAAAATTACATTTACTATTGAAGagattaaattaaaagataagaACTTTACATTTGGAACGACAACGtttaaagttgaaaaagattcaataaaattatcagttttaattcaagattatcaatatcaaagttcattaaatacattacaattaatattttattcagCAGTTGgaaatgattcaaattctAACAATGATGATTGTAATAAACAAGATACATCAATTGATACATCAAATGcaaataatcaacaaatttcaaattatattcaaatttctaaaaattcaaaaacattAGTTGGTCGTTTCATTAATCAAGTAATTGCAGATTCAAGATCAACTTTTATGTCAAgtacaattattaaagataataataataactcatCGTCATCAGTTATGTTGGGATTAAATCTACCACATTGTAAAGAATGTTTAATTGATCCAGACTTTTCAGTATTAGTAAGTCCagattttaaagaatcatGCAATgaatcaacaaataaaaacaaatggtTAATACCTGTCGTTGTCGTTGTACCTGTAGTAGGTTGTGCTGCAATTCTTACTCTATCTGtagttttatataaaaaatataaatataatttaaaatttattgcaatcaaattaaaaccatttaaagaataa
- a CDS encoding hypothetical protein (Similar to Mus musculus (Mouse). tenascin C): MNKKKKKKKRKFTILNIVLKSNNNAYQISSLDFQCFSKISQVTISNSNISSSFLRGNTTIEFISFSNNTIEYNELFSSQINTKLKNVFITNIPPPNSQININFSIIASLSNLQFQLNTWGENRTSDFTQFSLIPNDNFIYTIFFNGALISPSIVDLRNLTILNYIDLRNVILDFNYQGKIPLILPQSVTSLGISGSSFSSVNEFIGNYPRISTIAISFNQIPDNFTEWRNRGYASFDVNNNKLQGTIDSSWCTTVLKIGDNQLSGKLPSCYTCHLLSDYVKFMIIGGKNSFTNVDPIPECTTLIPNLRYNSSTKELTLYGDDLGFYTENVIVPGFDYSFSPKIQSKLFVASNVIQYDLPQILNFKFPGANKTFTLSTIQKPPIINTVIATVQSYSVILEGSFFNYNISSIEIFIGDVQCSIVSATFYKVECLTFETYEKNIIGKVSINIKDYYYSNLTILETSVIAYLNQTTQIKNCQLDCISLGGFCNTLIGQCNIDCPNNCTGSLSGTCERSTGVCICNIGYQGIDCSVPIHSCPSNCNAQSNQGTCNYQNGICQCSPNYQGLDCSLPFKVCTSDCSSPLNQGSCNNQTGICQCIPNYQGSNCNIPSHYITSVIPCSIDGGEVLINGWFGNNNDGTNLLSSYNIVIGSLDCIVTSINETEIKCNLGAGTGTKNIKIINSINPNVIFNGNGLFNYQNPIKTCPNSCTSLNNGKCNSNTGECQCSDKFSGFDCSTPITIIESAPPTNTSINKDTGGIELTNQDTIYEISIISLNEISIDGSIIKSHQLKGNWSSDNTTITPDSNYFKFSQKLINNTCKITFTIEEIKLRDKSFTFGTTTFKVEKDSIKLSVLIQDYQYQSSLNTLQLIFYSAVGDDTNSNSNNDCNKQDTSIDTSNANNQQISNYIQISKNSKTLVGRFINQVIADSRSTFMSSTIIKDNNKSSSSSSSSSVMLGLNLPHCKECLIDPDFSVLVSPDFKESCNESTNKNKWLIPVVVVVPVVGCAVIATISILMYRKNRYRIQLLKLRTFKK; the protein is encoded by the exons atgaataaaaaaaaaaaaaaaaaaaaaagaaaattcacAATActaaatat agttttaaaatcaaacaaTAATGCATACCAAATTTCTTCACTTGATTTTCAATGTTTTTCTAAGATTTCACAAGTTActatttcaaattcaaatatttcatcatcttttttAAGAGGAAATACAACCATTGAattcatttctttttctaataataccATCGaatataatgaattattttcatcacaaattaatacaaaattaaaaaatgtttttattactaatataccaccaccaaattctcaaattaatattaatttttcaataattgcTTCCTTATCAAattt acaatttcaattgaatacTTGGGGTGAGAATA GAACTTCAGATTTTACCCAATTTAGTTTAATtccaaatgataattttatatatacaat attcttTAATGGAGCTTTGATTTCACCATCTATTGTTGATTTAAGAAATTTAactatattaaattatattgatttaagaaatgttattttagattttaattaTCAAGGTAAAATTCCTCTTATTCTTCCTCAAAGTGTTACTAGTCTTGGTATTAGTGGAAGTTCTTTTTCTAGtgttaatgaatttataGGAAATTATCCAAGAATTTCAACGATTgcaatttcttttaatcaAATTCCAGATAATTTTACAGAATGGAGAAATAGAGGTTATGCATCATttgatgtaaataataataaacttcaAGGAACTATTGATTCGTCATGGTGTACTACTGTTTTAAAGATTGGTGATAATCAATTATCAGGTAAATTACCTTCTTGTTATACTTGTCATTTATTAAGTGATTATGTTAAATTTATGATTATTGGTggtaaaaattcatttacaAATGTAGATCCAATACCAGAATGTACAACTTTAATACCAAACCTTAGATATAATTCCTCAACAAAAGAACTCACTCTATATGGTGATGATTTAGGTTTTTATACTGAAAATGTTATAGTACCAGGTTTTGATTATTCATTTTCTCCAAAGATTCAATCGAAATTATTTGTAGCTAGTAATGTAATTCAATATGATTTACCccagattttaaattttaaatttccaggagcaaataaaacatttacaTTATCAACAATTCAAAAACCACCCATTATAAATACAGTAATAGCAACGGTTCAATCCTATTCTGTTATTTTAGAAGGATCATTTTTCAACTATAATatatcatcaattgaaatcTTTATTGGTGATGTTCAATGTTCAATAGTGTCTGCAACATTTTATAAAGTTGAATGTTTAACATTTGAAACATATgagaaaaatataattggaaaagtttcaattaatattaaagattATTACTATAGCAATTTAACAATATTAGAAACATCTGTAATTgcatatttaaatcaaactacacaaattaaaaattgtcaATTAGATTGTATCTCACTTGGTGGTTTTTGTAATACATTAATTGGTCAATGTAATATTGATTGTCCAAATAATTGTACTGGTTCATTATCAGGTACTTGTGAAAGATCAACAGGAGTTTGTATTTGTAATATTGGTTATCAAGGTATTGATTGTTCAGTACCAATTCATTCTTGTCCCTCAAATTGTAATGCTCAATCCAATCAAGGTACATGTAATTATCAAAATGGTATTTGTCAATGTTCTCCAAATTATCAAGGTTTAGATTGttcattaccatttaaaGTTTGTACATCAGATTGTAGTTCACCATTAAATCAAGGTTCATGTAATAATCAAACTGGTATTTGTCAATGTATACCAAATTATCAAGGTTCAAATTGTAATATTCCATCACATTATATTACATCAGTTATTCCATGTTcaattgatggtggtgaagttttaattaatggttggtttggtaataataatgatggtacAAATTTACTATCATCATATAATATTGTTATAGGTAGTTTAGATTGTATTGTTacatcaattaatgaaacaGAAATTAAATGTAATCTTGGAGCAGGTACAGGtacaaaaaatattaaaattataaattcaattaatccaAATGTAATTTTCAATGGTAatggattatttaattatcaaaatccAATTAAAACTTGTCCAAATAGTTGTACaagtttaaataatggtaaatgTAATTCAAATACAGGTGAATGTCAATGTAGTGATAAATTTAGTGGTTTCGATTGTAGTACTCCAATTACAATCATTGAAAGTGCACCACCAACAAATACATCAATCAATAAAGATACAGGAGGTATAGAACTTACCAATCAAGATACAATctatgaaatttcaattatatcattaaatgaaatttcaattgatggttcaattataaaatcaCATCAATTAAAAGGTAATTGGTCAAGTGATAATACAACAATAACACCAgattcaaattatttcaaattttcacaaaaactaattaataatacatgTAAAATTACATTCACTATTGAAGAGATTAAATTAAGAGATAAGAGTTTTACATTTGGAACAACAACGtttaaagttgaaaaagattcaataaaattatcagttttaattcaagattatcaatatcaaagttcattaaatacattacaattaatattttattcagCGGTTGGAGATgatacaaattcaaattcaaataatgattgtAATAAACAAGATACATCAATTGATACATCAAATGcaaataatcaacaaatttcaaattatattcaaatttctaaaaattcaaaaacattAGTCGGTCGTTTCATTAATCAAGTAATTGCAGATTCAAGATCAACTTTTATGTCAAgtacaattattaaagataataataaatcatcttcatcatcatcatcatcatcagttaTGTTGGGACTAAATCTACCACATTGCAAAGAATGTTTAATTGATCCAGACTTTTCTGTATTAGTAAGTCCagattttaaagaatcatGCAATgaatcaacaaataaaaacaaatggtTAATACCTGTCGTTGTCGTTGTACCTGTAGTAGGTTGTGCTGTAATTGCTACTATATCTATACTAATGTATAGAAAGAATAGATATAGAATACAGCTTCTCAAACTAagaacttttaaaaaataa